The Rhodospirillales bacterium genome includes a window with the following:
- a CDS encoding ABC transporter permease: MSVARKRLRYIARRLGQAVPIVLGIVVTNFFLLQLAPGDAADVLAGEAGSATPEYMAMLRQRFGLDQPLFTQLFYYVKNVLLLDLGFSFRHNMPVLHLILERLGPTLLLMGATLVLSVASGVLLGLLAATRVGSWRDTMISILAIVSYATPLFWVGLMLIVAFSLKLDWLPATGMESVGMFYSGWERVVDVSRHLVLPAITLSLFYMALYARLMRAAMIEQSRMDYVTTARAKGLSERRVTFRHVLRNALLPVFTMAGVQTGNLLGGSVIVESVFGWPGLGLLAFQSLFARDFNLLLGIFFLSACLVVIVNLLVDLLYTFVDPRIEVG; encoded by the coding sequence ATGAGCGTTGCCCGCAAGCGGCTTCGCTATATCGCCCGCCGCCTGGGGCAGGCGGTGCCGATCGTGCTCGGCATCGTCGTCACCAACTTCTTCCTGCTGCAACTGGCCCCGGGCGACGCCGCCGACGTTCTCGCCGGGGAAGCGGGGTCGGCCACGCCCGAATACATGGCCATGCTGCGCCAGCGCTTCGGTCTCGATCAGCCGCTGTTCACGCAACTTTTCTATTACGTCAAAAACGTTCTGCTGCTCGACCTCGGCTTTTCCTTTCGCCACAACATGCCGGTTCTCCATCTGATCCTCGAGCGGTTGGGGCCGACGCTGCTGCTGATGGGCGCGACCCTGGTGCTGTCGGTCGCTTCCGGCGTGTTGCTGGGGCTCCTCGCCGCGACCCGGGTAGGCAGCTGGCGCGACACCATGATTTCGATCCTCGCCATCGTGTCCTACGCGACGCCGTTGTTCTGGGTCGGGCTCATGCTGATCGTCGCGTTTTCGCTCAAGCTCGATTGGCTGCCGGCGACCGGAATGGAGTCGGTCGGCATGTTCTATTCGGGCTGGGAGCGGGTGGTGGACGTGTCGCGCCACCTGGTTCTGCCGGCGATTACCCTGTCCTTGTTCTACATGGCGCTCTACGCCCGGCTGATGCGGGCGGCGATGATCGAACAGTCGCGCATGGATTATGTCACCACCGCGCGGGCCAAGGGGTTGTCCGAACGGCGGGTCACGTTCCGCCACGTGCTGCGCAACGCGCTGCTGCCGGTGTTCACCATGGCCGGCGTGCAGACCGGCAATCTGCTCGGCGGATCGGTGATCGTCGAGTCGGTGTTCGGCTGGCCGGGGCTCGGGCTGCTGGCGTTCCAATCCCTGTTCGCGCGCGATTTCAACCTGCTGCTCGGCATTTTCTTCCTGTCCGCGTGCCTGGTGGTGATCGTCAACCTGCTGGTCGATCTGCTGTACACCTTCGTCGATCCGCGCATCGAGGTCGGCTGA
- a CDS encoding twin-arginine translocation signal domain-containing protein: MSADDIAQRWDRRTFLKGTGTVAAGAALGSWLLPGSTLAAKPKVGGTLVHLVQPEVPTLATFLSTSIPVSQAGTRAYAGLLEYNFDLSPKPSLAESWTVTDQGRTVTFKLRRGVKFHDGKPLTSADVQFSIMEVLKKFHPRAANSFKEVEKIETPDPQTAVFRLNKPAPYMMMVLSGFETPIVPKHLFEGTDIKNSKYANEPVGAGPFKFVEWKRGQYIRFDRFGDYFKSGQPYLERVVVRSIADTATRSAVLEKGEVHLAGFGAVPYSDVIQLAKLPHITVTKKGYESSSPIVQIDFNTRKAPFDNKKVRQAVAYALERKYIIDKIWFGFGRVATGPINSNFKASGLYTSDVKNYEVANGLEIANRLLDEAGFKRNASGVRFEVTHDITPYGEEWQRFGEYVKQRLDQLGIKVTLRYEDVATWLRRVYTEYDFQFTSNWLQTFPDPVIGVHRMHHSASIRKGTVFVNNTGWSSPKTDELMDKAAIEPDAAKRAQLYKEFQQIVVEECAITYIHELEFPTIYNNKYVEIIDSALGVLGNFDQAYLKS, from the coding sequence ATGAGCGCGGACGACATCGCCCAACGTTGGGATCGGCGGACTTTTCTCAAAGGCACCGGCACGGTCGCGGCCGGCGCCGCGCTCGGCTCGTGGCTGCTGCCGGGTTCGACGCTTGCGGCCAAGCCCAAGGTCGGTGGCACCCTGGTTCACCTGGTGCAGCCCGAGGTGCCGACGCTCGCCACCTTCCTCAGCACGTCGATCCCGGTCAGCCAGGCGGGCACGCGCGCCTACGCCGGCCTGCTCGAATACAATTTCGACCTCAGCCCGAAGCCGAGTCTCGCCGAATCCTGGACCGTGACCGACCAGGGCCGCACGGTGACCTTCAAGCTGCGCCGCGGGGTGAAGTTCCACGACGGCAAGCCGCTCACCAGCGCCGACGTGCAGTTCAGCATCATGGAAGTGCTGAAAAAGTTCCATCCGCGCGCGGCCAACAGCTTCAAGGAGGTGGAGAAAATCGAAACCCCCGACCCGCAGACGGCGGTGTTCCGGCTCAACAAGCCCGCGCCCTACATGATGATGGTGCTGTCGGGCTTCGAGACGCCGATCGTGCCCAAGCACCTGTTCGAGGGCACCGACATCAAGAACAGCAAGTACGCCAACGAGCCGGTCGGCGCGGGACCGTTCAAGTTCGTGGAATGGAAGCGCGGCCAGTACATCCGCTTCGACCGTTTCGGCGATTACTTCAAGTCGGGTCAGCCGTATCTGGAACGGGTCGTCGTGCGCTCGATCGCCGACACCGCCACCCGCTCGGCGGTGCTGGAAAAGGGCGAGGTGCATTTGGCCGGGTTCGGCGCGGTGCCCTACAGCGACGTGATTCAGCTCGCCAAGCTGCCACACATCACGGTGACCAAGAAGGGCTACGAAAGCTCCTCGCCGATCGTGCAGATCGACTTCAACACCCGCAAGGCGCCGTTCGACAACAAGAAGGTGCGCCAGGCGGTCGCCTACGCGCTCGAACGCAAGTACATCATCGACAAGATCTGGTTCGGCTTCGGCCGCGTCGCCACCGGTCCGATCAACTCGAACTTCAAGGCGAGCGGGCTTTACACCAGCGACGTCAAGAACTACGAGGTCGCCAACGGCCTCGAGATCGCCAACCGCCTGCTCGACGAAGCCGGCTTCAAGCGCAACGCCAGCGGCGTGCGCTTCGAGGTGACCCACGACATCACGCCCTACGGGGAGGAGTGGCAGCGGTTCGGCGAATACGTCAAGCAGCGCCTCGACCAGCTCGGCATCAAGGTCACCCTGCGCTACGAGGACGTCGCCACCTGGCTCCGGCGCGTCTACACCGAGTACGACTTCCAGTTCACCAGCAACTGGCTGCAGACGTTCCCCGATCCGGTCATCGGCGTGCACCGCATGCACCACTCGGCGTCGATCCGCAAGGGCACGGTGTTCGTCAACAACACCGGCTGGTCGTCGCCCAAGACCGACGAGCTGATGGACAAGGCGGCGATCGAGCCGGACGCGGCCAAGCGCGCCCAGCTCTACAAGGAGTTCCAGCAGATCGTGGTCGAGGAATGCGCGATCACTTATATCCACGAGTTGGAGTTCCCGACCATTTATAACAACAAGTACGTCGAGATCATCGACAGCGCGCTCGGAGTCCTCGGCAACTTCGACCAGGCGTACCTGAAGTCGTGA
- a CDS encoding cysteine dioxygenase, with protein sequence MAAEREAATVVEKIAPLMRDLLLGSKTFLAPGHFRSDPDHYARNAIHMSEDGELSLFALVWLPGQWTPIHDHGCWGVVGVLRGVLEERNYMSVDGAIRSDHGIRLRRGGGTLLPEGAVSTFVPNPDHIHVTGVPDDRAQAVSLHLYGRNMNSFHVYDLAAGTRRLVDVPHHQSR encoded by the coding sequence ATGGCGGCCGAACGCGAAGCGGCGACGGTGGTCGAGAAGATCGCGCCGCTGATGCGCGATCTGCTGCTCGGTTCCAAAACCTTTCTCGCGCCGGGACATTTCCGCAGCGACCCGGATCATTATGCGCGCAACGCCATCCACATGTCCGAGGATGGCGAACTGTCCCTGTTCGCGCTGGTCTGGCTCCCCGGCCAATGGACGCCGATCCACGACCACGGCTGCTGGGGCGTGGTCGGGGTGCTGCGGGGCGTGTTGGAGGAACGCAATTATATGTCGGTCGACGGCGCGATCCGAAGCGACCACGGTATCCGCCTCCGGCGCGGCGGTGGCACGCTGCTGCCCGAAGGCGCGGTCAGCACGTTCGTGCCGAACCCAGATCACATCCACGTCACCGGCGTTCCCGACGACCGCGCCCAGGCGGTCAGCCTGCATCTCTACGGGCGCAACATGAATTCGTTCCACGTCTACGATCTTGCGGCCGGCACCCGCCGTCTCGTCGACGTGCCGCACCACCAGTCGAGGTAG
- a CDS encoding ABC transporter permease: MVFGFAAAFVLWYASVKWLPFPAFRRLPDPVGVLQEWLSRDPAYGISVFTADYYVHILYSTYRATTAFALAVVLGVPLGIMMGWKTTVREYSDALLTLLRPIPPLAWVPLAILLFPGTEPAVIFVVFLVAFYATTLNTWVGVRAIDVAYFRAALCLGARPVDVLRDVIIPGAMPSIFTGLQIAMGAAWFSLVAGEMIAARYGLGYVIWEAYNLIQYPTIVIGMVTLGFVGYVCSALIRVAGDRLMRWHQKNIGAVRG; the protein is encoded by the coding sequence ATGGTGTTCGGTTTCGCCGCCGCGTTCGTGCTCTGGTACGCGAGCGTCAAGTGGCTGCCGTTTCCCGCGTTCCGGCGCCTGCCCGATCCGGTCGGCGTCCTCCAGGAATGGCTGAGCCGCGATCCGGCCTACGGCATTTCCGTCTTCACCGCCGATTACTACGTCCACATCCTCTACAGCACCTACCGCGCGACCACCGCGTTCGCACTGGCGGTCGTGCTCGGGGTGCCGCTCGGCATCATGATGGGCTGGAAAACGACGGTGCGCGAGTATTCCGACGCGCTGCTCACGTTGCTGCGCCCGATTCCGCCGCTGGCTTGGGTGCCGCTCGCCATCCTGCTGTTTCCGGGCACCGAACCGGCGGTGATTTTCGTCGTCTTCCTGGTCGCGTTCTACGCCACCACCCTCAACACCTGGGTCGGCGTGCGCGCGATCGACGTCGCCTACTTCCGCGCCGCGCTCTGCCTCGGCGCGCGGCCCGTCGACGTGCTGCGCGACGTCATCATCCCGGGGGCCATGCCCTCGATCTTCACCGGATTGCAGATCGCCATGGGCGCGGCCTGGTTCTCGCTGGTCGCGGGCGAAATGATCGCCGCCCGCTACGGCCTCGGCTACGTGATCTGGGAGGCCTACAACCTGATCCAGTACCCGACCATCGTCATCGGCATGGTGACGCTCGGCTTCGTCGGTTACGTGTGCAGCGCGCTGATCCGAGTCGCCGGCGACCGGCTGATGCGCTGGCACCAGAAGAACATCGGTGCGGTCCGTGGCTAG